Proteins from a single region of Nerophis ophidion isolate RoL-2023_Sa linkage group LG08, RoL_Noph_v1.0, whole genome shotgun sequence:
- the rrm2b gene encoding ribonucleoside-diphosphate reductase subunit M2 B has translation MAPTQTNKDMGKTDKHIEPNGLKENGARQNLSETEEEPLLRENPRRFVIFPIQYPDIWRMYKKAQASFWTVEEVDLSKDLPHWDRLKSEEKHFISHILAFFAASDGIVNENLVQRFCQEVQVPEARSFYSFQILIETVHSEMYSMLLNTYIRDLQEREYLFNAIQTMPCVRRKADWALQWINDTQSTFGERIVAFAAVEGIFFSGSFAAIYWLKKRGLMPGLTYSNELISRDEGLHCDFACLLHSYLLKKPSVDRVKDIITKAVSIEQEFLTEALPVDLIGINSSLMKQYIEFVADRLLVDLGLAKVYKAENPFDFMESISLEGKTNFFEKRVGEYQRFGVMSSMKDCEFTLDADF, from the exons ATGGCACCGACGCAGACAAACAAAGACATGGGGAAAACAGACAAGCACATAGAGCCG AATGGCCTGAAAGAAAATGGAGCCCGCCAGAATCTTTCAGAGACAGAAGAAGAACCTTTGCTACGAGAGAACCCCAGACGCTTTGTCATCTTCCCCATCCAGTACCCTGATATCTGGAGGATGTATAAGAAGGCTCAAGCTTCTTTTTGGACAGTGGAGGAG GTGGACCTTTCCAAAGACCTGCCTCACTGGGACCGTCTAAAATCAGAGGAAAAGCATTTCATCTCTCACATTTTGGCCTTCTTCGCGGCCAGCGACGGCATCGTCAACGAGAACCTG GTGCAGAGGTTCTGCCAGGAGGTGCAGGTCCCTGAAGCGCGCTCCTTCTACAGCTTCCAGATCCTGATAGAAACGGTTCACTCAGAGATGTACAGCATGCTCCTCAACACATACATCCGAGACCTGCAGGAAAG GGAGTATTTATTTAATGCCATCCAAACCATGCCATGTGTGAGGCGCAAGGCAGACTGGGCCCTCCAGTGGATAAATGACACCCAGTCCACATTTG GGGAGAGAATTGTGGCTTTTGCGGCAGTGGAGGGCATCTTCTTCTCCGGCTCCTTTGCTGCTATCTACTGGTTGAAGAAGAGAGGGCTCATGCCTGGCCTCACCTACTCAAATGAGCTGATCAGTCGAGATGAA GGACTCCACTGCGACTTTGCCTGCCTGCTGCATAGCTACCTCCTGAAAAAGCCCTCTGTAGACCGGGTGAAGGACATCATCACCAAGGCTGTTAGCATTGAACAG GAGTTCTTGACGGAGGCCTTGCCAGTGGATCTCATTGGAATCAACAGCTCTCTGATGAAGCAGTACATCGAATTTGTAGCTGACCGCCTCCTGGTTGACCTGGGATTAGCCAAG GTTTACAAGGCAGAGAACCCGTTTGACTTCATGGAATCCATTTCCTTGGAGGGAAAGACCAATTTCTTTGAGAAACGGGTTGGTGAGTACCAGAGATTTGGAGTCATGTCCAGCATGAAGGACTGCGAATTCACTCTGGACGCAGACTTCTGA